One Callithrix jacchus isolate 240 chromosome 4, calJac240_pri, whole genome shotgun sequence genomic window, gtaagaactagggacataattttattcttgcatatggatatctatctagtttccccagcaccatttattaaagacacTTGCCTTTACCTAGTGTGTGTTCTTGGTACCTTCGTTGGAAataagttcactgtagatgtCAGGATtcgtttctgggttctctgttctgtttcattggtccatgtgtctgtttttatgccactaccatgctgttttggttgctgtaacTCTGGAGTATAAAttgaagttggataatgtgattcctctagttttgttctttttgctcaggagaGCTTTATCTATTCTGGGATTTTTATGGTTCCATGTACATTTTAGgattatgttttctgtttctgtgaagaatgtcattggtgtttgatagggattgcattgaatctatagattgctttgggtattatagatattttaacaaaattcattcttccaatccatgaacatggaatatctttttcacttttgtgtcctcttcaattttttacatcagtgttttatgatttttattggaAAGACCTTTCACTTCGTCAGTTAagtttattcttaggtattttattttatttgcagttattgtaaatgggattcgttttttatttctttttcagattatttgctgttggcatgtagaaatgctactgatttttgcatgttgaattTGAATCtccaactttactgaatttgttcttcagttcttttagttttttggcggagtctttaggttttcccAAATATCAGAGCACATGacctgcaaacaaggataatttgactttttcttttccagtttccatgtcctttatttccttctcctgTCTGCTCTAGCCAGGACTTGTAGTACTGTTTTGAATAACTGTGGTAAAAAGtagtcatccttgtcttgttccagatcttagagaaaaggctttcagttttcctCCATTCAGTACATTActagctgtgagtttgtcatatatggcttttattatattgaagtCTGTTCCTTTTATACTGTTTTTTGAGaggttttatcatgaagggatgttgaatttatcaaatgctttttcagtatcAATTGAAATGATGGTAtggttttgtcctttattctgttgatatgatgtattatactgattgatttgtgtatgttaaaccatccttgcatacCTGCAATACATTCCACTTGGTCATGAAGAATGACCTTTTTAATGTATTGCTGAATTTTGTTTGCTGGTATTTCATTGACAGCTTTTACATCATTGTTCATCAGGGATATAGGCCTGtcgttttcttttttatgtgtctttgcctggttttggtatcaggatattCCTGGCTTtgtaaaatgagttgggaagtattccctcctctgtTTCTCAGAACAGTTTGAATAGGATtggtatttcttcttctttaaatgtttaattgtGGTAAAGTGTGCATTATACAAATTTTACTGTTTTAACCACTCTTAAGTGTACACTTCGATGACATTAGATACATTCACATTTTCGTGCAACCCAACACTCTGTACCATTCATCAgtaactccccatttctccctacCTCtggcccctggtaaccaccattctactttttgtttctatgaatttgaccacTCTAGGTACCTCATTTAGGTAGAATCatgtaatgtttgtctttttgtttctggcttatttcacttctactatttttgaggttcatccaggTTGTAATATGCATCAGAATCTCATTCCTCTTAATGATAAATAATACTCACTATATGTATGTACCACCTCTTGGTTATCCATTCCTCAGACAATGGACACTTGGGTTACTTCCCACCTTTTGGATGTGGGCAATTATGTTGCTATGATAATGGGAGGCCAAATATTTCCTCatgtttctgcttttatttcctttggatatatacccagaaatagattgttggatcatatggtatttcatttttttaattttagaggaaTTACCATAGTGTTTTCCATTGAAGGAGGtgtgccattttatatttccagaaGCAGTACACCGGGACTTCAGTTTCTCcacctcgtgtgtgtgtgtgtgtgtgtgtgtgtgtgtgtgtgtgagataataGCCATCCTGATTGGTTTGAAGTGGTATgtcattgtgggtttgatttgtattttcctaatgaccactgatattgagcatcttttcacgaGTTTATTGATCATtcgtatattttctctgaagaaTTGGCCATTCAagacttttgcccatttttgcccCACGTAGCTTCGCTTGGctactttgtccatttttgagTGGGTTGactgtttcattcttttcatcagacttccttatgtattctggaaactaatctcttatcagatgtatgatttgcaatatttatttcatttcaggGGTTGATTGCTTATTCACATTGATGCacagatgttttaattttcatgagtCCAGTTTCTATTCTGTCTGTGCTTTGGTGTCACATCCATGAAAGCACTGTCAAATCCTATGTCATGAAGATTTTTTCttgtaagaaatttttaaaattgcattttaggttttgggatacatgtgaagaacatgcaagattgttgcataggtacacccatggcagtgtggtttgctgccttcctcgccatcacctatatctggcatttctctccatgctatctctccccaactccccaccccctgctgtccccttCCTATTTCCCCCggacagaccccaatgtgtgatgctcccctccctgtgtccatgtgttctcattgttcaacacccacctatgagtgagaacatgcagtgtttgattttctgttcttgtgtcagtctgctgagaatgatggtttccaggttcatccatgtccctacaaaggacacaagctcattgttttgatggctgcatagtattccatggtgtatatgtgccacattttccctgtccagtctatcatcgatgtgcatttgggttggttccaggtctttgctattgtaaacaattgaatgcaatgaacattcgtgtgcatgtgtccttatagtagaacgatttataatcctttggatatatacccagtaatggaattgctgaatcaaatggaatttctatttctaggtccttgaggaatcaccatactctcttccacaatggttgaaataatttacactcccatcaacggtgtaaaagtgttcctacttctccacattctctccagcatctgttgtctccagattttttaatgatcgccattctaactggcatgagatggtatctcaatgtagttttgatttgtatttttctaatgaccagtgatgatgagcattttttcatatgtttgttggcctcatgtatgtcttcttttgtaatatgtctgttcatatacttcgcccacttttgaatgggcttgtttgtttttttcttgtaaatctgtttcagttctttgtagattttggatatcagtcctttgacagatgggtagattgcaaaaattttttccaattctgttggttgccgattcactctaatgactgtttcttttgctgtgcagaagctgtggagtgtgattggatcccatttgtctattttggcttttgttgccaatgcttttggtgttttggtcatgaagtccttgcctacacctatgtcctaaatggttttgcctaggttttcttctagggtttttatggtgttaggtcttatgtttaagtctttaatttatctggagttaattttagtgtaaggtatcaggaaggtgtccagtttctgctttctgcacatggctagccatttttaagttttagtttttGAGTTAAGAGTTTaggtctttcattcattttgagttaatttttgtatagagtgCAAATTCAGGGTCCgatttgattttatttgaatatcCAGTTCCCCCAGCACTATTCACTGAAATGTGGACTGACTCTTTGAGACCCTGTCGTCTGCCCACCCCAGTAGACACTGGCTGGTCCATGCACTTGCCTGTCCTGAGGCCTTATCATGCTATCATGCCACTCTCCTTTGGACCCAAGCCCACACCATTGCTTCCCTCTGGGATACTGACTCCACTATAAACTTCTCTGAGGCGACAACCTTCCTGCCCCTTGTGCCTCATGACCACCCCTCCCTTGCCCTACCATGCCCATGATGAGTCTTTTCTCGAGGCAGCTCCCCTTGCCTCCATCTCACCATCACCTGTGCACCACAGCCACACTGGACATGGGTTCCTCTGAGCCTGAGTCCCTTCCCATCCCCCGCCTCCCCTCTGGCAAGACCTTCCTTCCACTACTGCCTTCATGTTCCTCCATTGCCCCTGCATGGCAGCCTCTCCCTGTGGTCCTTATACCCTCAGGGGGCCTGTGGCCACCCAGCCCTGGCACCAGGCCTACAAGTTTGCCATCTCCATTTCCCCTTCTTCCATTCCTCAGTCCCTTCCtctatcctcccaccttcccaGTTTTCATTGTATATGAAACCCTCATTCTTGTTCCTTTGCCCATGTGCATTTCCTGCCTCCTCAGGAAGGTCGATACAGCAGACCTGTGTGTTAAGGATCGATGTGAAGTTACTTCCAGGGAGAAGTTTCATCTGTGATTTTCTCTTCCCCAGAGCCCCACAGTCTTCGTTATAACCTCACAGTGCTGTCCTGGAATGGATCTGTGCAGTCAGGATTTCTCGCTGAGGGACATCTGGATGGTCAGCTCTTCCTGCACTGTGACAGGCAGAAATGCCCGGCAGGGCCCCAGGGACAGTGGGCAGAAGCAGTCCTGAGAGCTGAGATCTCAAACACTGAGATCGAGGACttgagagagaatgagaaggacCTCAAGATGACCCTGGCTCATGAAAAGGGGCAGAAAGGAGGTGAGAGTGGGCAGGGAGAGGCCTTTTCCAGAAAATTTAGGGGCAGAGAGCAGGGACCTGTCTCTTGCCACTGGATCTgcctggggctggaggtgggAAAGAGGGGGATCAGTGGAGCTCAGCAACAAGGTGAGCCAGCACTCAGCCAGCACAGGGAGGTACGGAGGAGAGCCAGGGAGGGGTTCCCGCTGGGCTGAGTTCCTCACTTGGGTGGGAAGGTGAGGGGTTCAGGAATGGAGAAGTCACTGCTGGGTGGGGGCAGCCTTGCATTCCCTCCAGGAAATTAGACTCTGTGAGATCCATGAAGACGGCAGCACTAGGGGCTTCCAGCATTTCTACTCTGATGGGAACCTCTTCCTCTCCCAAAACCTGGACACTCGGGAGTGGAACGTGTCGCAGTCCTCCAGAGTTCAGATCTTGCCTATAAACATCACGAAGGTCTTGGAGGAAAATGCAAAGAAAGCTGGCGCTGTACTGGCAGACTGCCTGTGGAAACTACGGCGATATCTGGCATCTGGGGCAGGAGTCAGGAGAACAGGT contains:
- the LOC100394035 gene encoding MHC class I polypeptide-related sequence A isoform X2, which translates into the protein MGLVWVLLFLAGVFSFAAQGAAAEPHSLRYNLTVLSWNGSVQSGFLAEGHLDGQLFLHCDRQKCPAGPQGQWAEAVLRAEISNTEIEDLRENEKDLKMTLAHEKGQKGALHSLQEIRLCEIHEDGSTRGFQHFYSDGNLFLSQNLDTREWNVSQSSRVQILPINITKVLEENAKKAGAVLADCLWKLRRYLASGAGVRRTVPPMVNVTRLKDSDGNINVTCWASGFYPQNITLTWRQDGVSLSHDAQHSEGVLPDGNGTYQTWVTISICQGEEQNFTCYMEHSGNHSTHPVPPGKVLVLESQWPANLYVLAAAAPTAAATVIGIILCWVLHCRKKKTSSAQHPELVSLQVLD